A region from the Lates calcarifer isolate ASB-BC8 linkage group LG2, TLL_Latcal_v3, whole genome shotgun sequence genome encodes:
- the pomk gene encoding protein O-mannose kinase isoform X2, which translates to MGWNSSSTVSTGFPVVVVCLAALLLSNALIYLYLDSVYQTDEQLVSSHVGCVPRHFKMATMKNCTPWLQCSQINAEVRKLKLIGQGAVKKVYLAEWQAQKVAVSKLSSVDYLEDFLHGLSMLQALQSPQVVQLVGFCLEDHSVVTEHHPHGSLLNLDVVFAQEQHQQHNTWQTRLRLSMDYVSILHYLHNSPAGRRVMCDSNSLEKTLSQFLLTSDFHLVVNDLDALPQVDPSRGLLVKCGHRELTGDFVAPEQLWPFRDKGKPFSDDLMPEYDEKTDIWKIPDITWFLMGRVPGGDLVHFHLFQIHEECKKDDPKLRPSALDVLKVYKSVYSSMVRDSAGFRDIL; encoded by the exons ATGGGTTGGAACAGTAGCAGTACTGTTTCCACAGGTTTTCCGGTGGTGGTCGTGTGCCTTGCCGCCTTGCTCCTCAGCAATGCCTTGATCTACCTATATCTGGACTCTGTGTATCAGACTGATGAGCAGCTGGTGTCCTCTCATGTAGGCTGTGTGCCTCGACATTTTAAAATGGCGACAATGAAGAACTGCACCCCTTGGCTCCAGTGTTCACAGATAAATGCAGAAGTTCGAAAGCTGAAGCTGATTGGCCAGGGAGCTGTTAAGAAG GTCTATCTGGCTGAGTGGCAAGCTCAGAAGGTGGCTGTGTCCAAACTGTCCTCTGTGGATTACCTGGAGGACTTTCTCCATGGACTGTCCATGTTACAGGCCTTGCAGAGCCCCCAGGTGGTGCAGTTGGTGGGGTTTTGCCTTGAAGACCACAGTGTGGTCACAGAGCACCACCCACATGGCTCATTGCTTAACTTGGACGTTGTATTTGCACAAGAGCAGCACCAGCAACATAACACATGGCAGACACGCCTGAGGCTGTCTATGGACTATGTCTCCATCCTTCATTACCTCCATAACAGCCCAGCTGGGCGGCGGGTTATGTGCGATTCCAACAGCCTGGAGAAAACACTCTCCCAGTTTCTGCTGACAAGTGACTTTCACCTGGTAGTGAACGATCTGGATGCACTGCCTCAGGTGGACCCATCCCGAGGCTTGTTAGTGAAATGTGGCCACCGCGAGCTCACTGGGGACTTTGTGGCCCCAGAGCAGCTGTGGCCATTCAGAGACAAAGGGAAACCATTTTCAGACGATCTCATGCCTGAATATGATGAGAAGACAGATATATGGAAGATCCCAGACATTACGTGGTTCCTGATGGGAAGGGTACCTGGAGGAGATTTAGTCCACTTCCATCTTTTTCAGATCCATGAGGAGTGTAAGAAGGACGATCCTAAGCTCCGCCCTTCAGCTCTGGATGTTTTAAAGGTGTACAAATCAGTCTACAGCAGCATGGTGCGTGACAGTGCTGGCTTTAGAGACATACTGTAG
- the pomk gene encoding protein O-mannose kinase isoform X1, which translates to MLVCCTHASGGQIVVVKKRPLTLTPCEPVLRQIQSTMGWNSSSTVSTGFPVVVVCLAALLLSNALIYLYLDSVYQTDEQLVSSHVGCVPRHFKMATMKNCTPWLQCSQINAEVRKLKLIGQGAVKKVYLAEWQAQKVAVSKLSSVDYLEDFLHGLSMLQALQSPQVVQLVGFCLEDHSVVTEHHPHGSLLNLDVVFAQEQHQQHNTWQTRLRLSMDYVSILHYLHNSPAGRRVMCDSNSLEKTLSQFLLTSDFHLVVNDLDALPQVDPSRGLLVKCGHRELTGDFVAPEQLWPFRDKGKPFSDDLMPEYDEKTDIWKIPDITWFLMGRVPGGDLVHFHLFQIHEECKKDDPKLRPSALDVLKVYKSVYSSMVRDSAGFRDIL; encoded by the exons ATGCTCGTGTGTTGTACTCATGCTAGTGGTGGACAGATTGTTGTCGTCAAAAAGCGTCCGTTGACTCTAACACCATGTGAACCCGTGTTGCGGCAG ATACAGAGCACCATGGGTTGGAACAGTAGCAGTACTGTTTCCACAGGTTTTCCGGTGGTGGTCGTGTGCCTTGCCGCCTTGCTCCTCAGCAATGCCTTGATCTACCTATATCTGGACTCTGTGTATCAGACTGATGAGCAGCTGGTGTCCTCTCATGTAGGCTGTGTGCCTCGACATTTTAAAATGGCGACAATGAAGAACTGCACCCCTTGGCTCCAGTGTTCACAGATAAATGCAGAAGTTCGAAAGCTGAAGCTGATTGGCCAGGGAGCTGTTAAGAAG GTCTATCTGGCTGAGTGGCAAGCTCAGAAGGTGGCTGTGTCCAAACTGTCCTCTGTGGATTACCTGGAGGACTTTCTCCATGGACTGTCCATGTTACAGGCCTTGCAGAGCCCCCAGGTGGTGCAGTTGGTGGGGTTTTGCCTTGAAGACCACAGTGTGGTCACAGAGCACCACCCACATGGCTCATTGCTTAACTTGGACGTTGTATTTGCACAAGAGCAGCACCAGCAACATAACACATGGCAGACACGCCTGAGGCTGTCTATGGACTATGTCTCCATCCTTCATTACCTCCATAACAGCCCAGCTGGGCGGCGGGTTATGTGCGATTCCAACAGCCTGGAGAAAACACTCTCCCAGTTTCTGCTGACAAGTGACTTTCACCTGGTAGTGAACGATCTGGATGCACTGCCTCAGGTGGACCCATCCCGAGGCTTGTTAGTGAAATGTGGCCACCGCGAGCTCACTGGGGACTTTGTGGCCCCAGAGCAGCTGTGGCCATTCAGAGACAAAGGGAAACCATTTTCAGACGATCTCATGCCTGAATATGATGAGAAGACAGATATATGGAAGATCCCAGACATTACGTGGTTCCTGATGGGAAGGGTACCTGGAGGAGATTTAGTCCACTTCCATCTTTTTCAGATCCATGAGGAGTGTAAGAAGGACGATCCTAAGCTCCGCCCTTCAGCTCTGGATGTTTTAAAGGTGTACAAATCAGTCTACAGCAGCATGGTGCGTGACAGTGCTGGCTTTAGAGACATACTGTAG